In the genome of Leptospira dzoumogneensis, one region contains:
- the leuC gene encoding 3-isopropylmalate dehydratase large subunit — protein sequence MKTMFEKIWEDHLVGELDGGSYLLYIDRHLIHEVTSPQAFDGIRMAARKVRRPEATFATMDHNVSTRIRDLELADPISANQMKTLIKNCNENGITLYDLNHPDQGIIHVIAPEMGLTHPGMTIVCGDSHTSTHGAFGALAFGIGTSEVEHVLATQTLLQRRAKTMEIRVDGQLSPHVTAKDIVLAIIGKIGTGGATGYVIEYRGSAISSLSMEARMTVCNMSIEAGARAGLIAPDQTTFDYLKEKDFAPKGAEWDLAVQRWKRYVTDDGAKFDTSIVLKAEEIAPQVTWGTSPGQVVPVTGIVPDPKDAPDAVEKISIENALKYMDLKPGQKMQDVFVNKVFIGSCTNSRIEDLRVAATTVKGKKVSNKVQAIVVPGSGRVKRQAEAEGLDKIFIEAGFEWRQPGCSMCLAMNDDVLQPGDRCASTSNRNFEGRQGKGGRTHLVGPAMAAAAAVEGHFVDIRNWK from the coding sequence ATGAAAACGATGTTCGAAAAAATCTGGGAAGACCATTTGGTCGGTGAATTGGACGGAGGGTCTTATCTTCTTTATATAGATAGACATCTCATCCATGAGGTAACGAGTCCCCAGGCTTTCGATGGTATTCGTATGGCAGCCAGAAAGGTCCGCCGTCCGGAAGCTACTTTTGCTACCATGGACCATAACGTATCCACTCGGATCCGTGACCTGGAATTGGCTGATCCAATCTCTGCCAATCAGATGAAAACTCTTATCAAGAATTGTAATGAGAACGGTATTACTCTTTATGATCTAAATCACCCTGACCAAGGGATCATACATGTGATCGCTCCTGAGATGGGACTCACTCATCCGGGTATGACTATTGTTTGTGGGGACTCTCACACTTCTACTCATGGTGCGTTCGGAGCACTTGCTTTCGGGATCGGAACTTCCGAAGTGGAACATGTGCTTGCCACCCAGACTCTTTTACAAAGAAGAGCAAAGACAATGGAGATCAGAGTAGATGGTCAACTTTCTCCTCATGTAACCGCTAAGGACATCGTTCTTGCGATCATCGGAAAGATCGGTACTGGCGGAGCAACAGGATACGTAATCGAATATAGAGGATCTGCAATTTCTTCCCTCAGCATGGAAGCTCGTATGACAGTTTGTAATATGTCTATCGAGGCGGGTGCAAGAGCGGGACTGATCGCTCCTGACCAAACCACTTTTGATTATCTAAAAGAAAAAGATTTCGCACCTAAAGGTGCTGAATGGGATCTGGCTGTCCAAAGATGGAAACGTTATGTGACAGATGATGGAGCAAAATTTGATACTAGCATAGTATTAAAAGCGGAAGAGATAGCTCCTCAAGTGACTTGGGGAACTTCTCCAGGCCAAGTAGTTCCTGTAACCGGTATTGTTCCTGATCCAAAAGATGCACCTGACGCTGTAGAAAAGATCAGTATCGAAAACGCACTCAAATATATGGACCTGAAACCTGGACAAAAGATGCAAGATGTCTTTGTGAATAAGGTATTCATCGGTTCCTGCACAAACTCTAGGATCGAAGATCTAAGAGTGGCTGCGACTACCGTAAAAGGTAAGAAGGTTTCCAACAAGGTTCAGGCGATCGTAGTTCCCGGTTCCGGAAGAGTGAAACGCCAAGCAGAAGCGGAAGGACTGGATAAAATTTTTATAGAAGCGGGCTTCGAATGGAGACAACCGGGTTGTTCCATGTGCCTCGCTATGAATGACGACGTTTTACAACCGGGAGACAGGTGTGCTTCTACTTCCAATCGTAACTTCGAAGGAAGACAGGGAAAAGGCGGAAGAACTCACCTAGTCGGTCCTGCAATGGCTGCCGCTGCCGCAGTCGAAGGACATTTTGTAGATATTCGGAACTGGAAATAA
- a CDS encoding PLP-dependent cysteine synthase family protein, giving the protein MFDEISRSIDEFGNSLLGALNNVQNAFGRELSVAKPIKENVLQMIGNTPLIRLNQIGSHIPNVEIYLKAEFCNPTGSVKDRTALSMVLAAERRGELKPGGSIFQAGYNTTAISLAWISTLRQYKFKVFLAPDTDQEKIKELKSYGASVEVVQLAKGNWDDSLLETAKAAKDREKNSVILNEFKDMANTNAHFLFTGPEIWRDLAGNVDAFVAGGGSGGTLSGVGRYLKSKKPSLRVIMGVSKNSRFIRKMIQGDSSIRLPESFDPKVTDQYIGVDRDEALRYQSELYQKEGIFAGLTTGTTLASAIHYAESLPTREDQKTPSYKIVVLSPDRL; this is encoded by the coding sequence ATGTTCGACGAAATTTCTCGCTCTATAGATGAATTCGGCAATAGCCTTCTGGGGGCTTTGAATAATGTTCAAAATGCTTTCGGAAGAGAGCTAAGTGTAGCTAAACCGATCAAGGAGAATGTTCTCCAAATGATCGGAAATACTCCTCTGATCCGATTGAATCAGATCGGTTCTCATATTCCGAATGTGGAAATTTATCTAAAAGCAGAGTTCTGTAATCCTACAGGAAGTGTAAAAGATAGGACTGCACTTTCTATGGTTCTTGCTGCAGAAAGAAGAGGGGAACTGAAACCTGGCGGTTCTATTTTCCAAGCCGGTTATAATACTACCGCAATCTCTCTTGCTTGGATCTCTACTCTTCGTCAATACAAGTTCAAAGTATTTTTAGCTCCTGATACGGATCAGGAGAAGATCAAAGAATTAAAATCTTACGGTGCTAGTGTCGAAGTTGTACAACTTGCAAAAGGTAACTGGGACGATTCTCTTTTGGAAACTGCAAAGGCAGCTAAAGACAGAGAGAAAAACAGCGTGATCCTGAACGAGTTCAAAGACATGGCAAACACAAATGCACATTTCTTATTTACTGGGCCTGAGATTTGGAGAGATCTTGCCGGGAATGTGGATGCGTTTGTTGCGGGAGGTGGTTCCGGTGGAACTCTTTCCGGTGTAGGAAGATATTTAAAGAGTAAAAAACCTTCTTTGAGAGTGATTATGGGAGTGAGTAAAAATTCCCGCTTCATCCGCAAAATGATCCAAGGTGATTCCAGCATCCGACTTCCAGAATCTTTCGATCCAAAGGTAACCGACCAGTACATTGGAGTGGATAGGGATGAGGCTCTTCGTTATCAATCGGAACTTTATCAGAAAGAAGGTATTTTTGCGGGACTGACTACCGGTACCACACTTGCTTCTGCTATCCATTATGCGGAAAGTCTTCCTACTCGTGAGGACCAAAAAACTCCAAGCTATAAGATCGTAGTACTTTCTCCTGACCGACTCTAA
- the leuD gene encoding 3-isopropylmalate dehydratase small subunit, with product MKPFTQHEGLAVLIDRPNIDTDAIIPKQFLKKIERTGFGVHLFHDWRYLDDEGTKPNPEFSLNQDRYKGASVLVTRDNFGCGSSREHAPWALEDFGFRAIIAPSYADIFYNNCFKNGMLPVVLKPEEVDEIFKIVDKTPGAKIKIDLDKQNVISPSGNVYNFEVDSFRKYCLFNGLDDIGLTLQHAAEISTYEEKNRKDVPWLYASHK from the coding sequence ATGAAACCCTTTACTCAACACGAAGGTTTAGCGGTCCTAATTGATCGCCCAAATATAGATACGGATGCAATCATCCCTAAACAATTTTTAAAGAAGATAGAACGTACCGGTTTCGGAGTTCATCTATTCCATGACTGGAGATATCTGGACGACGAGGGAACCAAACCGAATCCTGAATTCAGTCTGAACCAAGACAGATATAAAGGCGCTTCCGTCCTTGTAACCAGAGACAATTTCGGATGCGGTTCTTCCAGAGAGCATGCTCCTTGGGCATTGGAAGATTTCGGATTTAGAGCGATTATTGCTCCTTCTTACGCTGATATTTTTTACAATAATTGTTTCAAAAACGGTATGCTTCCGGTTGTTTTAAAGCCGGAAGAAGTGGACGAAATTTTCAAGATCGTGGATAAGACTCCGGGGGCCAAAATTAAGATCGATCTGGACAAACAGAATGTGATCAGTCCTTCCGGAAACGTTTATAATTTTGAAGTGGACTCTTTCCGTAAGTATTGTTTATTCAATGGTTTGGACGATATCGGTTTAACTCTACAGCATGCTGCGGAGATCTCTACTTATGAAGAGAAAAACCGAAAAGATGTTCCTTGGTTGTACGCTTCTCATAAGTAA